The Streptomyces sp. DG2A-72 genome includes a region encoding these proteins:
- a CDS encoding flavin reductase family protein: MNSVTTEIGGDRATAAEAEPAALRDVMARFATGVTVLSTGGDHLHGMTANAFTSVSLDPPSVLCCIDHSAVMHEAITAAGHFGVSIMEATQEDVVRFFADKKRPLGPEQFARIDWAPGPHTGAPLLSGALAWLECDLSAAHSFGDHSIFVGRVVEARRGSGQDGLLFFDGAFQRAVARAA, from the coding sequence ATGAACTCTGTAACCACAGAAATCGGAGGGGACCGAGCAACGGCCGCGGAAGCCGAACCGGCTGCGCTGCGGGACGTCATGGCCCGGTTCGCCACGGGGGTCACCGTGCTGTCCACTGGTGGCGACCACCTCCACGGCATGACCGCGAACGCGTTCACCTCGGTCTCCCTCGACCCGCCATCCGTCCTGTGCTGCATCGACCACAGTGCGGTGATGCACGAGGCCATCACCGCCGCGGGTCACTTCGGTGTCTCCATCATGGAGGCCACTCAGGAGGACGTGGTGCGGTTCTTCGCAGACAAGAAACGGCCCCTCGGGCCCGAGCAGTTCGCCCGCATCGACTGGGCGCCGGGGCCACACACCGGCGCGCCACTGCTGTCCGGGGCGCTCGCCTGGCTGGAGTGCGACCTGTCCGCCGCGCACAGCTTCGGCGACCACTCCATATTCGTCGGCCGGGTCGTCGAAGCGCGCCGCGGCAGCGGCCAGGACGGGCTGCTCTTCTTTGACGGCGCATTCCAGCGAGCCGTCGCCCGCGCCGCGTGA
- a CDS encoding acyltransferase has translation MRFLAALSVFFFHVAVFRIFEDTQVSEGIAYIFSRAGWIGVSFFFVLSGFILTWAAKPNDSMTAFWRRRFFKVFPNHVVTYALAMVLFAGATVGGGTAVLNLLLLQSWVPSEDVYFSVNLPSWSLGCEMLFYLLFPLLHRWIGRIRPQALWGVAIGLLLVIAVLPLIAGAFLPARPTVVLPPGEDVSEAAYWFLYIFPATRVLDFVLGIVLARVVLTGRWIGIGLLPLTVLFVFCYAAALEAPQLYGLVALTAVPLALMIPETAMLDVRKRETWLRTRPMQWLGEVSFAFYLVQWPVLLYGQELLGVERKFSLLTGTGVLLACFGITLLIAWLLYIGVERPAMRRWSKPRDGRKAPEKSRTAA, from the coding sequence ATGCGATTCCTTGCGGCTCTCTCCGTGTTCTTCTTCCACGTGGCCGTGTTCCGAATATTCGAGGACACGCAGGTATCGGAAGGGATCGCCTATATTTTCAGCAGAGCGGGCTGGATCGGTGTTTCGTTCTTCTTTGTGCTCAGCGGGTTCATTCTCACCTGGGCGGCGAAACCGAACGACTCGATGACCGCTTTCTGGCGCCGGCGCTTCTTCAAGGTCTTCCCGAATCACGTGGTGACCTACGCACTGGCCATGGTGCTGTTCGCCGGGGCCACCGTGGGCGGCGGCACCGCCGTCCTGAATCTGCTGCTGCTCCAGTCCTGGGTGCCTTCGGAGGACGTGTACTTCAGCGTCAACCTGCCCAGCTGGTCGCTCGGCTGCGAGATGCTGTTCTATCTGCTCTTTCCGCTGCTGCACCGCTGGATCGGCCGTATCAGGCCGCAAGCCCTGTGGGGCGTGGCCATCGGCCTTCTCCTCGTGATCGCCGTACTGCCGCTGATCGCCGGCGCCTTCCTGCCCGCGCGGCCCACCGTGGTGCTGCCGCCGGGGGAGGACGTGTCGGAGGCCGCCTACTGGTTCCTCTACATCTTCCCGGCCACGCGCGTACTGGACTTCGTCCTTGGCATCGTGCTCGCTCGGGTCGTGCTGACGGGCCGCTGGATCGGGATAGGGCTGCTGCCGCTGACCGTGCTCTTCGTGTTCTGCTACGCCGCGGCCCTGGAGGCCCCGCAGCTCTACGGCCTGGTCGCCCTCACCGCGGTTCCGCTGGCACTGATGATCCCGGAAACTGCGATGCTCGATGTGCGCAAGCGGGAGACCTGGCTGCGCACCCGCCCCATGCAGTGGCTCGGTGAAGTGTCCTTCGCCTTCTACCTGGTTCAGTGGCCGGTCCTGCTGTACGGCCAGGAACTCCTCGGAGTGGAGAGGAAGTTCTCCCTGCTCACAGGCACCGGAGTGCTGCTGGCCTGCTTCGGAATCACCCTGCTCATCGCCTGGCTGTTGTATATCGGGGTGGAGCGGCCGGCGATGCGGCGCTGGTCCAAGCCCCGAGACGGCCGCAAGGCGCCTGAGAAGTCGCGTACTGCCGCGTGA
- a CDS encoding nuclear transport factor 2 family protein, whose amino-acid sequence MSNESGTVNNAVEDRFHKHTDDYVRAFNSGDADQVNAFYTDEAVAVWEPGKPLTGQARKEYTKEFLSRRPVMRATVRQSFATKETALLIVDWHMDVSGEVMEGVGVDVLRLGDDGTWRYAIDDPFGEEKK is encoded by the coding sequence ATGTCGAATGAGTCCGGAACCGTCAACAACGCAGTAGAAGACCGCTTTCACAAGCACACCGACGACTACGTCAGGGCCTTCAACTCCGGTGACGCCGACCAGGTGAACGCCTTTTACACGGACGAGGCAGTCGCCGTGTGGGAGCCGGGAAAGCCACTCACCGGCCAGGCCCGCAAGGAGTACACCAAGGAGTTCCTCTCCCGGCGCCCCGTCATGCGCGCCACGGTGCGGCAGTCGTTCGCGACCAAGGAGACCGCGCTGCTCATCGTCGACTGGCACATGGACGTCTCCGGTGAGGTCATGGAGGGCGTCGGCGTGGACGTGCTGCGCCTCGGGGACGACGGCACATGGCGCTACGCCATCGACGACCCCTTCGGCGAGGAGAAGAAGTAG
- a CDS encoding biotin carboxylase N-terminal domain-containing protein — MRKVLIANRGEIAVRVARACQDAGIASVAVYAEPDRDALHVRAADEAFALGGDTPATSYLDMAKVLAAAKDSGADAVHPGYGFLSENAEFAQAVLDMGLIWIGPPPQAIRDLGDKVAARHIAQHAGAPLVAGTPDPVSGADEVVAFAEEHGLPIAIKAAFGGGGRGLKVARTLEEVPELYDSAVREAVAAFGRGECFVERYLDKPRHVETQCLADTHGNVVVVSTRDCSLQRRHQKLVEEAPAPFLSEEQNAELYRASKAILKEAGYVGAGTVEFLVGTDGTISFLEVNTRLQVEHPVTEEVTGIDLVREMFRIADGEALGHGDPEARGHSFEFRINGEDPGRGFLPVPGTVTLFDPPSGPGVRLDAGVESGSVIGPAWDSLLAKLIVTGATRQQALQRAARALAEFKVEGMATAIPFHQAVVVDEAFTADPFTVHTRWIETEFVNDIKPFAATPSGTDEDEAGRETVVVEVGGKRLEVSLPSSLGMSLARTGLAAGAKPKRRAAKKSGPAASGDTLASPMQGTIVKVAVEERQEVAEGDLVVVLEAMKMEQPLNAHKAGTVKGLTAEVGASLTAGAAICDIKDPS, encoded by the coding sequence GTGCGCAAGGTGCTCATCGCCAACCGTGGCGAAATCGCTGTCCGCGTGGCCCGGGCGTGCCAGGACGCGGGGATCGCGAGTGTGGCCGTCTACGCCGAACCGGACCGGGATGCCCTGCATGTCCGAGCGGCCGACGAGGCGTTCGCCCTGGGCGGTGACACCCCGGCCACCAGCTATCTGGACATGGCCAAGGTGCTGGCCGCAGCCAAGGACTCGGGGGCGGACGCGGTCCACCCCGGCTATGGCTTCCTGTCGGAGAACGCCGAGTTCGCCCAGGCGGTCCTGGACATGGGCCTGATCTGGATCGGACCGCCCCCGCAGGCGATCCGGGACCTGGGTGACAAGGTCGCCGCCCGGCATATCGCCCAGCACGCCGGCGCACCCCTGGTCGCCGGTACTCCCGACCCGGTCTCGGGAGCCGACGAGGTCGTGGCCTTCGCCGAGGAGCATGGCCTGCCGATCGCGATCAAGGCCGCCTTCGGCGGTGGCGGGCGCGGCCTGAAGGTCGCCCGCACCCTCGAAGAGGTCCCGGAGCTCTACGACTCCGCGGTGCGCGAGGCAGTGGCCGCCTTCGGCCGGGGCGAGTGCTTCGTGGAGCGCTACCTCGACAAGCCCCGCCACGTCGAGACCCAGTGCCTGGCCGACACCCACGGCAACGTGGTCGTCGTCTCCACCCGTGACTGCTCACTGCAGCGCCGGCACCAGAAGCTGGTCGAGGAGGCCCCGGCGCCGTTCCTCTCCGAGGAGCAGAACGCCGAGCTGTACCGCGCCTCCAAGGCCATCCTCAAGGAAGCCGGATATGTCGGCGCGGGCACCGTGGAGTTCCTCGTCGGCACGGACGGCACCATCTCCTTCCTCGAGGTCAACACCCGGCTGCAGGTCGAGCACCCGGTCACCGAAGAGGTCACCGGCATCGACCTGGTCCGGGAGATGTTCCGTATCGCCGACGGCGAGGCCCTGGGCCACGGCGACCCCGAAGCCCGCGGCCACAGCTTCGAGTTCCGCATCAACGGCGAGGACCCCGGGCGCGGCTTCCTGCCCGTCCCCGGCACCGTCACCCTCTTCGACCCGCCGTCGGGCCCCGGTGTCCGCCTGGACGCGGGCGTGGAATCCGGCAGCGTGATCGGCCCCGCCTGGGACTCCCTCCTGGCCAAGCTGATCGTCACCGGCGCCACCCGCCAGCAGGCCCTGCAGCGCGCCGCCCGCGCGCTCGCGGAGTTCAAGGTCGAGGGCATGGCCACCGCCATCCCCTTCCACCAGGCCGTCGTCGTCGACGAGGCGTTCACCGCCGACCCGTTCACGGTCCACACCCGCTGGATCGAGACCGAGTTCGTCAACGACATCAAGCCCTTCGCGGCCACCCCCTCCGGGACGGACGAGGACGAGGCGGGCCGCGAGACGGTCGTCGTCGAGGTCGGCGGCAAGCGCCTCGAGGTCTCCCTGCCGTCCTCACTCGGCATGTCCCTGGCGCGCACCGGTCTGGCGGCCGGTGCCAAGCCCAAGCGCCGGGCCGCGAAGAAGTCGGGTCCTGCCGCCTCCGGCGACACCCTCGCCTCCCCGATGCAGGGCACCATCGTCAAGGTCGCCGTCGAAGAGCGCCAGGAAGTCGCCGAAGGCGACCTGGTCGTCGTCCTTGAGGCGATGAAGATGGAGCAGCCGCTGAACGCCCACAAGGCCGGCACCGTCAAGGGCCTCACCGCCGAAGTCGGCGCCTCCCTCACCGCCGGCGCTGCGATCTGCGACATCAAGGACCCGTCGTGA
- a CDS encoding metallophosphoesterase: MSAGGGSLLAISDLHVVHAENKKIANCLRPTSDGDWLIVAGDVGELSTDIEWALTALSNRFAKVIWAPGNHELWTPREDPLQLRGQARYDRLVELCRSLGVLTPEDPYAIWDGPGGPVTVAPLFLLYDYTFHAPGTTTKRESLAVAYDKGIVCSDEFLLHPDPYPTRDAWCRARVAETEQRLKTCDPELPTVLVNHFPLIRQNTSLLYHQEFAQWCGTVRTADWHRRFRAQSVVYGHLHIPRTTWHDGVRFEEVSVGYPREWRRPNHPRTGLRRILPYTPSDATASPGRPAEAERG; this comes from the coding sequence GTGAGCGCGGGCGGCGGCAGTCTCCTCGCCATCAGCGATCTGCATGTCGTCCATGCCGAGAACAAGAAGATCGCCAACTGCCTGCGGCCGACCTCCGACGGCGACTGGCTGATCGTCGCCGGTGACGTCGGTGAGCTGTCCACGGACATCGAGTGGGCCCTTACCGCTCTCAGCAACCGCTTCGCCAAAGTCATCTGGGCACCGGGCAACCACGAGCTGTGGACCCCGCGCGAAGATCCCCTGCAACTGCGCGGCCAGGCCCGCTACGACCGCCTCGTGGAGCTCTGCCGAAGCCTCGGCGTGCTCACCCCTGAAGACCCCTACGCGATCTGGGACGGCCCCGGAGGGCCGGTGACCGTGGCGCCGCTGTTCCTGCTGTACGACTACACATTCCACGCCCCCGGCACGACGACCAAACGGGAGTCCTTGGCCGTCGCGTACGACAAGGGCATCGTCTGCAGCGACGAGTTCCTGCTCCACCCCGACCCGTACCCCACCCGGGACGCCTGGTGCCGGGCCCGGGTCGCGGAGACCGAACAGCGCCTTAAGACCTGCGACCCGGAGCTGCCCACCGTCCTCGTCAATCACTTCCCGCTGATCCGGCAGAACACCAGCCTGCTGTATCACCAGGAGTTCGCCCAGTGGTGCGGCACAGTCCGCACAGCCGACTGGCACCGCCGCTTCCGCGCACAGAGCGTCGTCTACGGGCACCTGCACATCCCACGCACCACCTGGCACGACGGCGTGCGCTTCGAAGAGGTCTCCGTCGGCTACCCGCGCGAATGGCGCAGGCCGAACCACCCGCGCACCGGACTGCGCCGGATCCTTCCGTACACACCGTCTGACGCCACCGCGTCACCAGGCCGCCCCGCAGAGGCCGAGCGAGGATGA
- a CDS encoding 4'-phosphopantetheinyl transferase has protein sequence MIEELLPPGVVAVEAFHDLPDFPLYPEERDVIKKAKVVRRREFATVRWCARRALARLGEAPAPVLPDPHGAPQWPDGIIGSLTHCAGYRAAALARGDDITMIGIDAEPNEPLPAGVLETIALPVEQRLIGELAVSAPGIHWGRLLFSMKETVYKSWYPCTGQRLDFEDATVTFSAQSPLYTARVRIPDPAPHTPAVHIWQGRWLCRGGLLISALTVSRREPARLGARAAAVAIGV, from the coding sequence ATGATCGAAGAACTGCTCCCGCCCGGTGTCGTCGCCGTGGAAGCGTTCCACGACCTGCCGGACTTCCCGCTGTACCCCGAGGAACGCGACGTCATCAAGAAGGCGAAGGTCGTCCGGCGACGTGAATTCGCCACCGTGCGCTGGTGTGCGCGCCGCGCCCTCGCCCGCCTCGGCGAAGCGCCCGCGCCCGTGCTCCCTGATCCGCACGGTGCACCGCAGTGGCCCGACGGCATCATCGGCAGCCTCACCCACTGCGCCGGCTACCGGGCCGCGGCCCTCGCCCGCGGCGATGACATCACCATGATCGGCATCGATGCGGAGCCCAATGAGCCGCTTCCGGCCGGGGTGCTGGAGACCATCGCCCTGCCCGTGGAGCAGCGCCTCATCGGGGAGCTGGCCGTCAGCGCCCCCGGAATCCACTGGGGCCGGCTGCTCTTCTCCATGAAGGAGACGGTTTACAAGAGCTGGTACCCCTGCACCGGGCAGCGCCTCGACTTCGAGGATGCCACTGTCACCTTCAGCGCGCAGAGCCCTCTCTACACTGCCCGTGTCCGCATCCCGGACCCCGCTCCGCACACCCCCGCGGTACACATCTGGCAGGGGCGCTGGCTCTGCCGGGGCGGCTTGCTGATCAGCGCGCTCACGGTTTCGCGCCGGGAGCCGGCTCGTCTCGGTGCACGGGCGGCGGCCGTGGCCATCGGGGTCTGA
- a CDS encoding cytochrome P450 yields the protein MTVQSCPFAHGAFTIDPSGTDVHGEAAQLRQRGRATRAELLGVETWWVTDHALIKQLLTDPRVSRDPYRHWPAWENGEGELARTWPLAAYVADRNLFTAYGEEHKRLRKLVAGAFTARRTAAMKERIEEIAAEVIERLTTLPAGQPVDLRQEFAYPLPARVISELLGIPAAARAKLLPLVDGLLRTTNSVEEMQQIEKDLMLRTGELIEEKRANPGDDLTSALVLAHDDSDGSGLTFQELTDTLVLIFMAGYETTVNLLDHAVFALLTRPDQLQLVRQGSASWKDVVEETLRLEAPLMNVLLRYAVEDIELEDLTISKGEPIVVSFGAAGRDPGVHGDDADGFDVTRSSNREHIAFGFGAHHCLGAPLARLEAEITLPALFNRFPQLALATDAGEVKRGESFVNNGHEALPVLLGAPSATG from the coding sequence ATGACCGTCCAGTCCTGTCCGTTCGCGCACGGCGCCTTCACCATCGATCCAAGTGGCACCGACGTCCACGGTGAGGCAGCACAGCTGCGTCAGCGCGGCCGTGCCACCCGGGCCGAACTGCTCGGCGTGGAAACCTGGTGGGTCACCGACCATGCGCTGATCAAGCAGTTGCTCACCGACCCTCGAGTCTCCCGCGACCCCTACCGCCACTGGCCCGCCTGGGAGAACGGCGAGGGAGAGCTGGCCCGCACCTGGCCGCTGGCCGCCTACGTGGCCGACCGTAATCTGTTCACGGCGTACGGAGAGGAGCACAAGCGGCTGCGCAAGCTGGTCGCCGGTGCCTTCACCGCCCGGCGTACGGCCGCGATGAAGGAACGCATCGAGGAGATCGCGGCAGAGGTCATCGAAAGGCTGACCACGCTGCCCGCCGGCCAACCGGTCGATCTGCGCCAGGAGTTCGCCTACCCGCTGCCCGCCCGGGTCATCTCCGAACTCCTCGGCATTCCCGCCGCGGCGCGCGCCAAGCTGCTCCCGCTGGTCGACGGCCTGTTGCGCACCACCAACTCAGTGGAGGAGATGCAGCAGATCGAGAAGGATCTGATGCTCAGGACAGGCGAGTTGATCGAGGAGAAGAGGGCGAACCCGGGAGACGACCTCACCAGCGCCCTGGTCCTCGCCCATGACGACTCCGACGGCAGCGGGCTGACCTTCCAGGAGCTGACCGACACTCTCGTCCTGATCTTCATGGCGGGGTATGAGACCACGGTCAACCTCCTGGACCATGCCGTCTTCGCGCTGCTGACGCGCCCCGACCAGCTCCAACTGGTGCGGCAGGGATCGGCGTCCTGGAAGGACGTGGTCGAGGAGACCCTTCGGCTCGAGGCACCGCTGATGAACGTCCTGCTGCGGTACGCCGTAGAGGACATCGAACTGGAGGACCTGACCATCTCCAAGGGGGAGCCCATCGTGGTCTCCTTCGGCGCCGCAGGTCGTGACCCGGGGGTCCACGGGGACGACGCGGACGGCTTCGACGTCACCCGGTCGAGCAACCGGGAGCACATCGCCTTCGGCTTCGGGGCACATCACTGCCTCGGGGCCCCGCTCGCCCGCCTGGAGGCGGAGATCACCCTGCCCGCGCTCTTCAACCGGTTCCCGCAGCTGGCCCTTGCCACGGACGCGGGTGAGGTGAAGCGGGGCGAGTCCTTCGTGAACAACGGGCACGAAGCGCTGCCGGTGCTTCTCGGCGCCCCCTCGGCCACCGGCTGA